GGCGGGGACCGACGTTCGAATGGGAGGCAATGGAGGAATGCTACAGGATAGGGTTGCATGACCGCAAGTCCTCTTTCCTGTTGGTAAGTCGCGTTTAAGTGATTTAAGAAGAGATCGCTTGAATACGAATAAAGGATAAAAATTAGTCATTTAGATGATTTTTGTGTCAGTTTTAAAAATGCCTGAAAACTGATCTGTAGACTTGAATCAGCCTATATCATTGGAGTATACACCGCCGCATTGAGATGTTCTTCGAGGAGAATCGCGTTGAGTGAGAAGATCGATCTTAGCAAATATGTGCTCTCGGAAGACGACGAGTTCATGAATGCAAACCAGCGTGCCTACTTCCGCGCGAAGCTGGTGGCCTGGAGAAACGACATCCTGAGAGAAGCGCGCGAGACCCTCGGACATCTCGCCGAAGAAAGCGCCAACCATCCCGACCTAGCCGATCGGGCATCTTCGGAAACTGACCGGGCGATCGAACTTCGCGCCCGTGACCGCCAGCGCAAGTTGATCTCCAAGATCGACTCTGCCCTTCAGCGGATTGATGACGGCACTTACGGTTACTGTGAAGAAACGGGTGAGCCTATTGGCCTCAAGCGCCTCGACGCACGACCGATAGCGACCCTGTCCATCGAGGCGCAGGAACGTCACGAGCGTCGTGAAAAAGTCTACC
This region of Agrobacterium tumefaciens genomic DNA includes:
- the dksA gene encoding RNA polymerase-binding protein DksA — translated: MSEKIDLSKYVLSEDDEFMNANQRAYFRAKLVAWRNDILREARETLGHLAEESANHPDLADRASSETDRAIELRARDRQRKLISKIDSALQRIDDGTYGYCEETGEPIGLKRLDARPIATLSIEAQERHERREKVYRDE